A DNA window from Setaria viridis chromosome 2, Setaria_viridis_v4.0, whole genome shotgun sequence contains the following coding sequences:
- the LOC117842283 gene encoding uncharacterized protein codes for MRVRKAILLLIHLVLFLAASTSLTSADKPGMGMRRQVLLREKATLLSLKQGLTLPSASAAALADWNESNGHVCSFTGVTCDWRREHVVGLDLSNMDISGAIPPVIGELSHLRSLDVSNNSFSGVPASIGNLTRLQRLIMNYNRISDAIPPVISDLSQLRYLDISHNRISGAIPPALGSLSQLQSLNISNNNISGAVPPSIGNLTLLTDLIMYENIISGGIPLAICNLTVLYNLDMSSNNLTGQIPAELSNLRKIGALDLSSNQLTGGIPPSLSELTVMYYFSLHHNSLSGHIPEAIFLNCTIMGVFDLGNNDLSGEIPRMASSDTLAETFAVLNLYSNRLTGTLPRWLANCSRLYMLDVENNLLADELPTSIVSGKKYLMYLHLSGNQFRSQDGNRNLEPFFAALSNCSALQEVEASGVGLGGRLPSRLGSMLPRDMWHLNLELNSIEGPIPADIGDVINMTLMNLSSNMLNGTIPTSLCWLPFLQQLVLSNNALTGEIPACIGNATHLGELDLSGNALSGSIPGSIGTLVQLTHLFLQRNRLSGVIPASIGRHAGLQHLDVSSNHFTGVIPDVATSILTLNLSRNQLGGKLPGGLISNMPQVQTIDLSWNNFTGAIVAGLADCVELTVLDLSHNSLSGFLPSSLGNLQSLENLDVSNNSLTGEIQSLAKCTKLRYLNLSYNDFTGVVPTAGPFSNFTILSFLGNQRLCGPVVRRLCGRRRSWYQSRKFLVVLCVCSAVLAFALTIICAVSVRKIRERLAAMREDIFMGRRSGGSSPVMKYKYPRITYRELVEATEEFSADRLVGTGSYGRVYRGTLRDGTMVAVKVLQLQTGNSTKSFNRECQVLKRIRHRNLMRIVTACSLPDFKALVLPFMANGSLERCLYAGPPAELSLVQRVNICSDVAEGMAYLHHHSPVKVIHCDLKPSNILINDDMTALVSDFGISRLVMSIGGVANTADVGASTANMLCGSIGYIPPEYGYGSNPTTKGDVYSFGVLVLEMVTRRKPTDDMFEAGLSLHKWVKIHYHGRADAVVDPALVRMVRDQTPEVRRMSDVAISELLELGILCTQEQPSARPTMMDAADDLDRLKRYLGGDTTVTFASSLGFSSTTFEDID; via the exons ATGAGGGTCCGCAAGGCCATCCTCCTCCTAATCCATctcgtcctcttcctcgccgcgTCGACGTCGTTGACCTCGGCGGACAAGCCTGGCATGGGCATGCGGCGGCAGGTCCTTCTGCGGGAGAAGGCTACTCTCCTGTCCCTGAAGCAAGGGCTCACGCTGCcttcggcttcggcggcggccttggcggACTGGAACGAGTCCAACGGCCACGTCTGCAGCTTCACCGGCGTCACCTGCGACTGGCGGAGGGAGCACGTCGTTGGGCTCGACCTATCCAACATGGACATCTCTGGCGCCATTCCTCCGGTCATTGGGGAGCTCTCGCACCTCCGGAGCCTCGACGTGTCCAACAACAGCTTCTCGGGCGTGCCGGCGTCCATCGGCAACCTCACGCGCCTCCAGAGGCTCATCATGAACTACAACCGCATCTCCGACGCCATCCCTCCCGTCATCAGCGACCTCTCTCAGCTCCGGTACCTCGACATCTCCCACAATCGCATCTCCGGTGCCATCCCGCCGGCCCTCGGTAGCCTCTCGCAACTCCAGAGCCTCAACATCTCCAACAACAACATCTCCGGCGCCGTCCCTCCGTCCATCGGCAACCTGACGCTCCTCACGGACCTCATCATGTACGAGAACATAATCTCTGGAGGTATCCCTCTGGCCATCTGCAACCTCACGGTGCTTTATAACCTCGACATGTCAAGCAACAACCTCACCGGACAGATTCCAGCCGAGCTCTCCAACCTCCGGAAAATTGGCGCGCTTGACCTCAGCAGTAACCAGCTCACCGGCGGCATACCACCATCCCTTTCGGAGCTGACGGTCATGTACTACTTCAGCCTCCATCATAACAGCTTGTCTGGCCACATCCCAGAAGCAATCTTCCTGAACTGCACAATAATGGGAGTCTTCGACCTCGGCAACAATGACCTGTCAGGCGAGATCCCCCGCATGGCGTCCTCGGACACCCTCGCGGAAACGTTTGCCGTCCTCAACCTCTACTCTAACAGGCTGACCGGAACGCTTCCACGGTGGCTCGCCAACTGCTCGCGTCTGTACATGCTGGATGTGGAGAACAACTTGCtcgccgacgagctgccgacaaGCATCGTCTCGGGGAAGAAATACCTCATGTACCTGCATTTGTCCGGCAACCAGTTCCGGAGCCAGGACGGCAACAGGAACCTGGAGCCATTCTTCGCCGCGCTGTCCAACTGCTCCGCGTTACAGGAGGTCGAGGCCAGCGGCGTGGGGTTGGGCGGGCGGCTGCCGAGCCGGCTCGGCTCGATGCTCCCGCGCGACATGTGGCACCTCAACCTGGAGCTAAACTCCATCGAGGGCCCGATCCCCGCGGACATCGGCGACGTGATCAACATGACGCTGATGAACCTGTCGAGCAACATGTTGAACGGGACCATCCCGACGTCCCTCTGCTGGCTGCCGTTCCTGCAGCAGCTCGTGCTCTCCAACAACGCCCTGACGGGCGAGATCCCGGCGTGCATCGGCAACGCCACGCACCTCGGCGAGCTGGACCTGTCGGGCAACGCCCTGTCGGGGAGCATCCCGGGCAGCATCGGGACCCTCGTCCAGCTCACCCATCTCTTCCTGCAGAGGAACCGGCTCTCCGGGGTGATACCGGCGAGCATCGGCCGCCACGCCGGCCTCCAGCACCTCGACGTCTCGAGCAACCACTTCACCGGCGTGATACCCGATGTGGCCACCAGCATCCTGACGCTGAACCTTTCGCGCAACCAGCTCGGGGGCAAGCTGCCGGGTGGCCTCATCAGCAACATGCCGCAGGTGCAGACGATCGACCTGTCCTGGAACAACTTCACGGGCGCCAtcgtcgccggcctcgccgACTGCGTTGAGCTGACGGTGCTCGACCTGTCGCACAACTCGCTCTCGGGCTTCCTGCCGTCGTCCCTCGGCAACCTGCAGAGCCTCGAGAACCTCGACGTCTCGAACAACTCCCTGACCGGCGAGATCCAGAGCCTGGCCAAGTGCACCAAGCTGAGATATCTCAATTTGTCGTACAACGACTTCACCGGCGTCGTGCCCACAGCCGGCCCCTTCTCAAATTTCACCATCCTGTCCTTCCTTGGCAACCAGCGGCTGTGCGGTCCGGTGGTCAGGCGCCTGTGTGGAAGGCGCCGCTCGTGGTACCAGTCCCGGAAGTTCTTGGTCGTCCTGTGCGTCTGCTCCGCCGTGCTGGCGTTCGCGCTGACGATCATCTGCGCGGTCAGCGTCCGTAAGATCCGCGAGCGGCTCGCGGCGATGCGGGAGGACATATTCATGGGACGGCGCAGCGGCGGCTCGTCACCGGTGATGAAGTACAAGTACCCGCGGATCACGTACCGGGAGCTCGTCGAGGCGACGGAGGAGTTCAGCGCGGACCGGCTCGTCGGGACGGGAAGCTACGGGCGGGTGTACCGGGGCACGCTGCGCGACGGCACCATGGTCGCCGTGAAGGTGCTGCAGCTGCAGACGGGGAACTCGACAAAGAGCTTCAACCGCGAGTGCCAGGTGCTGAAGCGCATCCGGCACCGGAACCTGATGCGGATCGTCACGGCGTGCAGCCTGCCGGACTTCAAGGCGCTGGTGCTGCCATTCATGGCGAACGGCAGCCTGGAGCGGTGCCTCTACGCGGGGCCGCCGGCGGAGCTGAGCCTCGTGCAGCGGGTCAACATCTGCAGCGACGTCGCCGAGGGGATGGCGTACCTGCACCACCACTCGCCAGTCAAGGTCATCCACTGCGACCTCAAGCCCAGCAACATCCTCATCAACGACGACATGACCGCGCTCGTCTCTGACTTCGGCATCTCCCGGCTCGTCATGAGCATTGGCGGGGTGGCCAATACCGCCGACGTCGGCGCCTCCACCGCGAACATGCTCTGCGGCTCCATCGGATACATCCCTCCAG AGTACGGCTATGGCTCGAACCCGACGACGAAgggcgacgtgtacagcttcggcgtgctGGTGCTGGAAATGGTGACGAGGAGGAAGCCGACCGACGACATGTTCGAGGCCGGGCTGAGCCTGCACAAGTGGGT